One region of Desulfuromonas acetexigens genomic DNA includes:
- a CDS encoding pilus assembly FimT family protein: protein MNKRGFTLIELIITIGIMAILMAFAAPPLVQWRESAQVREVAREILTGLRQARDLAVTSSATVTAVIDLDNHQLVYGGRTRTLAPQVPLEASNINSNDTWATTGTKETNFHPQGNASDKLFIRVNGDDSLVVQIEFTASGRARL from the coding sequence ATGAATAAGCGCGGATTTACCCTGATAGAGTTGATCATCACGATCGGCATCATGGCCATTCTCATGGCGTTCGCCGCCCCGCCATTGGTGCAATGGCGTGAGAGTGCCCAGGTCAGAGAAGTGGCGAGAGAAATCCTGACCGGCTTGCGGCAGGCGCGAGACCTGGCGGTAACCAGCAGCGCCACGGTGACAGCGGTGATCGATCTGGATAACCATCAGCTTGTCTATGGCGGAAGGACACGCACACTGGCGCCACAGGTGCCGTTGGAAGCATCCAACATCAATAGCAATGACACCTGGGCAACAACCGGTACAAAAGAAACCAATTTTCACCCCCAGGGGAATGCCAGTGATAAACTGTTCATTCGAGTCAATGGCGATGACAGCTTGGTGGTACAAATCGAATTCACCGCCTCTGGTCGGGCACGACTATAA